A genomic region of Pseudovibrio sp. Tun.PSC04-5.I4 contains the following coding sequences:
- a CDS encoding DeoR/GlpR family DNA-binding transcription regulator, giving the protein MHEKERHRFIVEATRAGPVVTVQSLVGRLGASEATIRRDISKLCSDGKINRVHGGVEAMNADAVLPLETGLFNESVIENVAEKKAIAREAARLCDDGDSIIINGGSTTSYMAHYLRHSNLRVLSNSFPIAEFLIKETTNTVIIVGGVVYRDQGLILSPFESDVIRNFSARRMFIGAKGVGPLGVMESDPLIIQEERRLMERAEDTILCVDSSKFLKRSSMVQCALEQINTVITDEKVSDQAARLVEEAGVRLITVVIHEDH; this is encoded by the coding sequence ATGCACGAGAAAGAAAGACATCGTTTCATAGTGGAGGCTACAAGAGCGGGTCCCGTTGTAACCGTTCAAAGCCTTGTTGGCCGACTTGGCGCATCAGAAGCGACAATTAGGCGTGACATTTCCAAACTATGTTCGGATGGGAAGATTAACCGGGTACATGGTGGTGTGGAAGCAATGAACGCTGATGCGGTGCTTCCATTGGAAACCGGCTTGTTTAATGAAAGCGTTATTGAAAACGTTGCTGAGAAAAAGGCCATTGCGCGGGAAGCGGCGCGGCTGTGCGATGACGGCGACTCCATCATAATAAACGGCGGTTCTACCACCTCTTATATGGCGCACTATCTGCGTCACAGTAACCTACGGGTGCTCTCAAATTCATTTCCGATAGCGGAATTTCTTATTAAAGAAACAACAAACACCGTCATTATTGTGGGTGGTGTGGTTTACCGAGATCAGGGTCTCATTCTGTCACCTTTTGAAAGCGATGTAATTCGTAATTTCTCCGCCCGGCGCATGTTTATCGGCGCTAAGGGTGTTGGACCCCTCGGGGTGATGGAATCTGACCCTCTCATTATTCAGGAAGAGCGCCGGCTCATGGAACGCGCAGAGGATACTATCCTGTGTGTCGACAGTTCCAAATTCCTGAAACGCTCCAGTATGGTGCAATGCGCGTTGGAGCAGATTAACACCGTCATCACAGATGAGAAGGTGAGTGATCAGGCAGCTCGGCTTGTGGAGGAAGCCGGGGTGAGACTGATAACTGTAGTGATCCATGAGGATCACTGA
- a CDS encoding S8 family serine peptidase translates to MKSVDNRGLDRSVGQIFRAEKEQLFIELPRETLQSKLLGGTNDLVKATEPFPLVDVIAVSKQELESKGNSVAFGAQGTQPPDKIYPSYLNQYGERVAIDDGSLIIGFKPAADLNLDAFTKRYELDRIWYDEIGSFGLFRSRRQKVDELLPRLRDDAWLLYAEPNLLLTEEDDDEPLDDMEAVYHFEYDGSALWNHKLIGLREAQEQTTGAGTLIAVVDSAADLEHPEIADRVITRSPAFNFAPDLPPRRHGTGVMSIAVGKGIGIASQARLLPVAIHTSGLKDYVTRARAINVLTKICREKRIWVDELQRFEPVNKLIVNCSWKLKKRYNLIAVEEAFRRLHEAGAIIICSAGNNGTEEAHFPSDYEYCLSVAGTTPGDEKTETSNYGVQVDICAPGGTGYPFSEDDIVVATLDAQECAYTAGTSFAAPHVAGAAALIWERMGDVPASAVIEKLLSEGIETIEAALGSFGNVMGSGRLNIAAAISPITTNER, encoded by the coding sequence GTGAAATCTGTCGACAATCGAGGACTTGACCGCTCAGTAGGTCAGATTTTCAGAGCAGAAAAAGAACAGCTTTTCATTGAGCTACCAAGAGAGACGTTACAATCGAAACTGCTTGGCGGCACAAATGATCTGGTAAAGGCTACTGAACCTTTTCCTTTAGTGGATGTGATTGCTGTTTCAAAGCAAGAGCTGGAGAGTAAAGGAAACTCTGTTGCATTTGGTGCGCAGGGAACTCAACCGCCCGATAAAATCTATCCCAGTTATCTGAATCAATATGGTGAGCGCGTTGCTATTGATGATGGGTCGCTGATTATTGGCTTCAAGCCAGCGGCAGATTTAAATCTGGATGCTTTTACCAAACGGTATGAGCTGGATCGCATATGGTATGATGAAATCGGGAGCTTTGGCCTCTTCCGCAGCCGGCGTCAAAAGGTTGATGAGCTACTGCCAAGACTTCGGGATGACGCGTGGCTTCTTTATGCGGAGCCAAATCTGCTTTTGACCGAAGAAGATGATGATGAGCCTCTTGATGATATGGAGGCTGTTTATCATTTTGAATATGATGGTTCTGCGCTTTGGAATCATAAATTAATCGGTTTACGTGAAGCGCAGGAGCAAACCACAGGTGCTGGTACTTTAATCGCCGTGGTGGATAGTGCTGCTGATCTTGAGCATCCTGAAATTGCAGACCGTGTCATAACCAGATCGCCTGCATTCAACTTTGCGCCAGACCTGCCGCCGCGCCGACATGGTACCGGTGTAATGAGTATCGCAGTTGGAAAAGGTATCGGCATTGCTAGTCAAGCTCGGTTGCTACCTGTTGCGATCCATACCAGCGGGTTAAAAGACTACGTAACGCGAGCACGTGCTATAAACGTGCTTACCAAGATTTGCCGTGAAAAAAGAATTTGGGTCGATGAGCTGCAACGGTTTGAACCAGTCAACAAGCTCATTGTAAACTGTAGCTGGAAACTCAAAAAGCGTTACAATCTCATTGCTGTTGAAGAGGCCTTTCGGAGGCTTCACGAGGCAGGTGCAATTATAATCTGTTCTGCTGGTAACAATGGCACTGAAGAGGCGCATTTTCCCTCAGATTACGAATATTGTCTATCTGTTGCTGGCACAACACCGGGTGATGAGAAAACCGAGACTTCAAACTATGGCGTGCAGGTCGATATTTGTGCTCCTGGGGGGACAGGGTATCCATTTTCTGAAGACGACATAGTTGTGGCTACGTTAGATGCGCAAGAATGCGCCTATACGGCTGGTACATCTTTTGCTGCCCCTCATGTCGCGGGAGCTGCCGCATTGATCTGGGAGCGTATGGGAGATGTCCCTGCGTCTGCTGTCATCGAAAAATTGCTCTCTGAGGGCATAGAGACAATAGAAGCCGCATTAGGTTCCTTTGGGAATGTGATGGGAAGCGGCCGACTAAACATCGCTGCTGCGATTTCCCCCATAACCACTAACGAGAGGTGA
- a CDS encoding DDE-type integrase/transposase/recombinase, with product MYRAVTKQSDTIDFYLSLRRNTKAAKTFLGKALKGLKDYEKPRVINTDKAPTYGPAIGAL from the coding sequence TTGTATCGCGCGGTCACAAAACAGAGCGATACAATCGACTTCTACCTCTCACTGAGGCGCAACACAAAGGCCGCAAAAACCTTTCTGGGTAAAGCGTTAAAGGGTTTGAAGGATTACGAAAAACCACGCGTGATCAATACCGACAAGGCCCCGACATACGGACCGGCGATAGGGGCATTATAA
- a CDS encoding transposase: MAAGSALSEVGPRFPLSTACLEFMPELRLRKAICVLTQKMQQSLFDDMENWLHTQLSRISDKSPLARAIRYALTRLPKAQSYLDNGHLEMNNNAAERAMKPIALGRKIISSWDHKAGKGCCNRLHTHTNCQAQ; encoded by the coding sequence TTGGCAGCTGGATCAGCTCTGTCGGAGGTGGGACCGAGGTTTCCTTTATCAACCGCTTGTTTGGAATTTATGCCTGAATTGCGCTTGAGGAAGGCTATTTGTGTCTTAACTCAAAAGATGCAACAGAGCCTCTTCGACGATATGGAGAACTGGCTGCATACTCAGCTTTCCAGAATATCCGACAAGTCCCCACTGGCAAGAGCAATCCGTTATGCACTCACCCGCCTGCCAAAAGCACAGTCCTATCTTGATAATGGCCATCTGGAGATGAACAACAACGCAGCCGAGCGCGCGATGAAGCCGATAGCATTGGGAAGAAAAATTATCTCTTCATGGGATCACAAGGCGGGGAAAGGCTGCTGCAATCGCCTACACACTCATACAAACTGCCAAGCTCAATAA
- a CDS encoding transposase domain-containing protein, protein MQTAKLNNVDPQAWLTWVLAQIADHKINRINDLMPWCYVGKPA, encoded by the coding sequence ATACAAACTGCCAAGCTCAATAACGTCGACCCACAAGCATGGCTCACCTGGGTGCTGGCTCAAATTGCCGACCACAAGATCAACCGCATCAACGACCTCATGCCTTGGTGTTACGTTGGTAAACCAGCGTAA
- a CDS encoding GNAT family N-acetyltransferase — translation MPSIRRWIWDNEFCGHIGLRWMQGTEELPATCSGHIGYAVVPWRQGEGLATAALCAILPEAKTIGLKYVEITTSPRNPGSVRVIEKAGGKLTKTYNADKTLGSHETLVKLPFASRP, via the coding sequence TTGCCGAGCATTCGGCGTTGGATATGGGACAATGAGTTTTGCGGCCATATTGGCTTGAGATGGATGCAAGGAACAGAAGAATTGCCTGCTACATGTTCCGGTCACATCGGCTATGCAGTTGTGCCTTGGAGACAAGGGGAAGGACTTGCCACTGCAGCTCTTTGTGCAATTCTGCCAGAGGCAAAAACCATAGGGTTGAAGTATGTTGAAATCACAACAAGTCCAAGAAACCCCGGATCGGTTAGGGTTATTGAAAAGGCAGGTGGCAAACTGACGAAGACCTATAATGCCGACAAGACTCTCGGTAGCCATGAAACTCTTGTGAAGCTGCCATTTGCATCCAGGCCATGA
- a CDS encoding Tn3 family transposase yields MTGQYASFHSNVIGATSGEAPFVLDGLMGNAAQFNPLVHYVDTGGVSDHVFAMFHLLGHKLVPQLSCFGKPSAWKGLSSIIEKPINEEAILRPRGDIVRLAASVKSGSVKPSTLLRKLGAYRQQNRLYLALGEIGRIERTLFMLDWTQNPKLRQECQAGLNKGRHVILWQKLYLLIPRGVFMIDPQTLNKSGQWPLILLLQRLFTGIRATSIRRRTISDKAIIYQIQTY; encoded by the coding sequence TTGACAGGCCAATACGCGTCTTTCCATTCAAACGTAATCGGAGCCACGTCCGGGGAAGCTCCGTTTGTGCTGGATGGGCTGATGGGGAATGCGGCTCAGTTCAATCCGCTTGTGCACTACGTTGATACCGGCGGCGTATCGGATCACGTCTTTGCTATGTTCCATCTGCTCGGGCATAAACTTGTCCCTCAATTGAGCTGTTTTGGAAAACCAAGCGCATGGAAAGGCCTGTCTTCTATCATCGAGAAACCGATAAACGAGGAAGCTATTCTGAGGCCTAGGGGAGACATTGTCCGCTTGGCAGCGAGCGTCAAAAGTGGGTCCGTAAAACCCTCAACACTATTGCGAAAACTAGGAGCCTACCGTCAACAAAACCGGCTTTATCTTGCTCTGGGAGAAATTGGACGGATCGAGCGCACCCTGTTCATGCTGGATTGGACGCAAAATCCGAAATTACGGCAAGAGTGTCAGGCAGGTCTGAATAAGGGGAGGCACGTCATACTCTGGCAAAAGCTGTATTTGCTCATTCCCAGGGGCGTATTTATGATCGATCCCCAGACGCTCAACAAAAGCGGGCAATGGCCCTTAATCTTGTTATTGCAGCGATTATTTACTGGAATACGCGCTACATCAATAAGGCGGCGAACCATCTCCGACAAAGCGATAATCTACCAGATCCAAACCTACTAA
- a CDS encoding hybrid sensor histidine kinase/response regulator codes for MVDFDWNAIGTDVLMQPNSAASQVVNLKANTTLTKKLPMLAVDFQTDRARLFSRAPTKIFMGHIASASTLIYLAWDVLELHWLVAWGGWEILVTPVLLYKLGKQVDDLVANPNDLQKWQLRLYGLFFSIGLSWGTFVFFSLDTENPAHFSIQMAIVAGASAAASRSLSIFKLSFYLYEVPFAGLLATRVFMLGGDFMLLSVLVIIFIVMMCGLAHDTSEELSEYLATKLENLDLAKRFEAIAHEAHRANVSKTQFLAQANHDLRQPIHAIGLLVECLRDQKLDKEGYEILETINGSIDNLAKLFKTLLNIATIDAGGLTPELTSFPLNEVLAQTTRQALLSTNGNRCNLKYVKTSTWVNTDKALLASIVQNLVFNAVKHAPGAKILLCARVRGNDVEIHILDQGQGVPDDQQENIFREFFRGKSENTEGFGLGLSIVKRTANLLDLNVKFLSTFGKGTHVTVGGIMRAVPCNQKAKIEHVGSDGATNDVAVLVIDDDEEVRRSVEKLLVKWGYKATVQAPSTQLPEKFDVLLMDFQLGIEQDGIEFAKSISRQHDKFIPTAIVSGFLTSENEASALEAGFWILQKPVTPLQLRSVLLALGASQKENCKRTEEPG; via the coding sequence TTGGTTGATTTTGATTGGAACGCAATTGGTACAGATGTACTAATGCAACCTAACTCTGCGGCATCGCAGGTAGTCAACTTGAAGGCGAACACGACTTTGACGAAGAAGCTTCCAATGTTAGCCGTAGATTTTCAAACTGATCGTGCTCGATTGTTTTCTAGAGCTCCGACTAAGATTTTTATGGGTCACATCGCATCGGCAAGTACATTAATTTATTTGGCGTGGGATGTACTTGAGCTTCATTGGCTTGTTGCATGGGGCGGCTGGGAGATTCTGGTTACTCCTGTGCTGCTTTATAAGCTTGGAAAGCAGGTTGATGACCTCGTTGCCAATCCAAACGACCTGCAAAAGTGGCAGTTAAGATTATATGGCTTGTTTTTTTCGATTGGACTGAGCTGGGGGACGTTTGTATTTTTTAGCCTGGACACTGAAAATCCGGCTCATTTTTCTATTCAGATGGCAATCGTTGCGGGGGCCTCTGCAGCGGCTTCCCGATCCCTCAGCATCTTCAAATTGTCGTTTTATCTTTACGAAGTTCCGTTTGCGGGATTGCTCGCCACTCGTGTTTTCATGCTCGGAGGTGATTTTATGCTTCTCAGCGTCCTAGTAATTATCTTTATAGTCATGATGTGCGGTCTTGCACACGACACTAGTGAAGAGCTCTCCGAATATTTAGCCACCAAACTAGAAAACCTTGATCTTGCAAAAAGATTTGAAGCCATAGCGCATGAAGCTCATCGCGCAAATGTGTCAAAAACTCAATTTTTAGCGCAGGCAAACCATGATTTGAGACAACCTATTCATGCCATCGGATTGTTGGTCGAATGCCTTCGCGATCAAAAGCTCGATAAAGAAGGGTACGAGATATTAGAAACTATAAACGGTTCAATTGACAATCTCGCTAAGTTGTTCAAAACACTACTGAACATTGCGACCATCGATGCGGGCGGTTTGACGCCAGAATTAACTAGCTTCCCTCTAAATGAAGTATTGGCGCAAACTACTCGGCAGGCTCTGCTAAGTACGAACGGTAATAGATGCAATCTCAAATATGTCAAAACCTCTACATGGGTAAATACCGATAAAGCTCTCTTGGCATCAATCGTTCAAAATTTGGTGTTCAATGCTGTCAAGCATGCGCCTGGGGCGAAGATTTTACTGTGTGCTCGGGTAAGGGGGAATGATGTTGAGATACATATTCTGGATCAAGGGCAAGGCGTTCCCGATGATCAACAGGAGAACATTTTCAGGGAATTTTTCCGTGGTAAATCAGAGAATACAGAGGGGTTCGGGCTTGGATTGTCGATTGTAAAGCGCACAGCGAACCTTTTGGATCTAAACGTGAAATTCTTATCAACTTTCGGTAAGGGCACACATGTCACTGTGGGCGGCATTATGCGTGCTGTCCCTTGTAACCAAAAGGCGAAGATTGAACATGTAGGGTCTGATGGAGCCACAAATGATGTTGCGGTTCTTGTCATAGATGACGATGAGGAGGTGCGTCGGAGTGTTGAAAAACTTCTCGTGAAGTGGGGTTATAAGGCAACCGTGCAGGCACCTTCAACGCAACTCCCCGAAAAGTTTGATGTACTATTAATGGATTTCCAGCTTGGCATTGAACAAGACGGTATCGAATTTGCGAAATCCATATCCAGACAGCACGACAAGTTCATACCAACTGCAATCGTAAGCGGTTTCCTAACCAGCGAAAACGAAGCAAGTGCTCTTGAAGCAGGGTTCTGGATTCTGCAAAAACCTGTCACCCCACTGCAACTGAGGTCAGTACTTCTGGCGTTAGGTGCCAGCCAAAAAGAAAACTGCAAACGGACTGAGGAACCTGGGTGA
- a CDS encoding response regulator transcription factor has protein sequence MDRIIIADDHPLFRESLRRIVQQLTPGRTIEVSDYHMLLQEAQSGTSPILMLLDLSFPGFDGAHSIMQLRITYPKTAIIVVSMTDDRNTADKIMSAGANGYLSKSISADNMSSMISQIMTGETVVCLEAPESAPVPSLSPLAYLPDRQFEVLVRIGKGKTNKEIARDLDISPYTVRTHISGLFRSLGVNTRSAASALAAQHGLV, from the coding sequence ATGGATAGAATAATCATTGCCGACGATCATCCTTTATTTCGCGAAAGCCTACGCCGAATTGTTCAACAATTGACTCCGGGAAGGACTATCGAAGTCTCAGATTATCATATGTTACTTCAGGAGGCACAGTCAGGAACTAGCCCGATACTAATGCTTCTGGACCTTAGTTTTCCGGGGTTTGACGGTGCGCATAGCATAATGCAATTGCGCATTACATACCCTAAAACTGCCATAATTGTTGTTTCAATGACTGACGATAGAAACACTGCGGACAAGATTATGTCTGCAGGCGCCAACGGCTATCTTTCAAAATCTATATCCGCTGACAATATGTCATCAATGATTAGTCAGATCATGACTGGAGAAACTGTTGTTTGTCTTGAGGCCCCAGAAAGCGCGCCTGTACCAAGCTTAAGTCCTCTTGCCTATTTACCGGATCGGCAATTTGAAGTGCTGGTACGTATTGGGAAAGGTAAAACCAACAAGGAGATTGCACGAGATCTCGACATCTCCCCCTATACGGTCCGGACACACATTTCAGGTCTATTCAGATCACTAGGTGTGAATACACGATCGGCAGCCTCTGCACTTGCCGCTCAGCATGGTCTGGTTTAG
- a CDS encoding IS256 family transposase: protein MAKDNVLELARQNGLLGDPLTQLIREGARELVHRAVTSELQSLLSLYEDEVDEAGRARVVRNGYHPEREIQTGIGPVTVKVPKVRARSGEPVTFHSALVPPYVRKAKSLEAALPWLYLKGVSSGEMEDALKVLVGPEATGLSANTVSRLKKEWAGEYDSWRQFRLDTDEWVYIWADGIYSGLRAEDVKLCTLVVIGVNSLGRKKFLAIEDGVRESTQSWREVLVKLKSRGMNTPKLAVGDGAMGFWAALDEVFSQTRHQRCWVHKTNNIVGYLPKSLQDKARACLKDIWMAPTKAKAEVAFDLFVEQFEGKYPKAVECLLKDQHDLLSFYDFPQMHWQSIRTSNPIESTFATIRHRTKRSKGCLKRDGMLHMMFKLSQCAQGSWQKLRGFADLGKVITGINFKDGIEQAEAVQNAA from the coding sequence ATGGCAAAAGATAATGTTCTGGAGCTTGCTCGTCAAAACGGCCTTTTGGGCGATCCGCTTACACAGTTGATAAGAGAAGGGGCAAGGGAGCTGGTGCACCGGGCTGTTACATCAGAACTTCAGTCTTTACTTTCGCTGTATGAAGATGAGGTTGATGAGGCTGGCCGTGCGCGTGTGGTGCGCAATGGTTATCATCCGGAGCGCGAGATCCAGACTGGCATCGGGCCTGTGACTGTGAAAGTGCCCAAAGTGCGGGCGCGCTCAGGTGAGCCAGTCACGTTTCACTCCGCGCTTGTTCCTCCTTATGTTCGTAAGGCCAAAAGCTTAGAAGCAGCTTTGCCCTGGCTTTATCTGAAAGGCGTGTCGAGCGGTGAGATGGAAGACGCTTTGAAAGTTTTGGTGGGACCTGAGGCAACAGGGCTTTCTGCGAACACAGTTTCGAGGTTGAAGAAGGAATGGGCTGGCGAATATGATAGCTGGCGTCAGTTCCGCCTCGACACGGATGAGTGGGTGTATATCTGGGCTGATGGCATTTACAGCGGCTTACGAGCAGAAGACGTGAAGCTGTGCACGCTTGTTGTAATAGGAGTTAACTCACTGGGACGGAAGAAGTTTCTTGCCATTGAAGACGGGGTGCGGGAGAGCACGCAGAGCTGGCGCGAGGTGCTTGTGAAGTTGAAGAGCCGTGGTATGAACACGCCTAAACTGGCAGTCGGCGATGGGGCCATGGGCTTCTGGGCAGCGCTTGATGAGGTATTCAGCCAAACCCGCCATCAGCGCTGCTGGGTGCACAAGACAAACAACATAGTGGGTTACTTGCCCAAGTCCCTACAGGACAAAGCAAGGGCATGCCTCAAGGATATCTGGATGGCGCCGACAAAAGCAAAAGCAGAAGTGGCTTTTGACCTGTTTGTGGAACAGTTTGAGGGCAAGTATCCCAAAGCAGTGGAATGCCTTCTCAAAGACCAGCACGATCTGCTCTCGTTCTACGACTTTCCGCAGATGCACTGGCAGTCAATCCGCACCTCCAACCCGATTGAATCTACATTCGCGACCATCAGGCACCGAACCAAACGCTCAAAGGGATGTCTGAAACGGGACGGCATGCTTCACATGATGTTCAAACTCAGCCAATGCGCGCAAGGCAGCTGGCAAAAATTACGCGGTTTTGCCGATCTTGGCAAAGTCATCACAGGCATCAATTTCAAAGACGGTATCGAACAAGCAGAAGCCGTGCAAAACGCTGCTTAA
- a CDS encoding Cu(I)-responsive transcriptional regulator yields the protein MNIGEVAERSGIPTKTIRYYEDIGFLHPKRNDNGYRIFEETELHKLTFIGRARSLGFNIEECRALLALYEDKERGSSDVKKIAQQHVQEIEAKIADLIAMRDTLTHLITACAGDHRPDWRYCQFWCMSIFLSSVLHGFCLFDTVFEIDACDDFAKIGKTA from the coding sequence ATGAATATTGGTGAAGTTGCAGAACGCTCTGGCATCCCGACCAAGACCATCCGTTATTACGAGGATATCGGTTTTCTTCATCCCAAGCGGAATGATAACGGATACCGGATCTTTGAGGAAACAGAGCTGCATAAGCTGACATTCATTGGCCGCGCCCGTTCGCTCGGGTTTAACATAGAAGAGTGCCGGGCCTTGCTGGCACTCTACGAAGACAAAGAACGCGGCAGCTCTGACGTCAAAAAGATCGCCCAGCAACATGTGCAGGAGATCGAAGCCAAAATCGCCGACCTCATCGCCATGCGCGACACACTCACCCATCTCATAACCGCCTGCGCCGGCGACCACCGCCCCGACTGGAGGTATTGTCAATTCTGGTGTATGAGCATTTTCTTAAGCAGCGTTTTGCACGGCTTCTGCTTGTTCGATACCGTCTTTGAAATTGATGCCTGTGATGACTTTGCCAAGATCGGCAAAACCGCGTAA